In a single window of the Eshraghiella crossota genome:
- a CDS encoding IS30 family transposase yields the protein MTYYKKEGQMDLSDRIAIETGISSKDSFKKIGKLLHRHPSTIAHEIKENRTFIPGNYFLRKDCRFVRQYVQRHVCGDESCEENCCRCRSVDCQKYCDKYVSRACHKFEKPPYVCNNCSEKKLCSKDKYIYSAKHADATVTRRRSESRQGIRISDEKKSEMDELITKLVKKGQPLTHIYAEHENEIPVCLRTLYNYIDDGELTVKNIDLRRKTGYKKRGKGYQPSIGFANIEFRQGRTYTDFEYAMKVKYTEDEVVEMDTVKGVREQGKRLLTMIFRKNNVMLLFLMPDGKAESVKRVFDYLETGLGIEVFRRLFPVVLTDNGSEFKKVDELELTTDEDGFLIYRTSLYYCDPMASWQKGCIEKNHEFIRYAIPKKKSLNPYNQDDITKLMNHINSVKRPGLGNKSPYELVEEDDEDFQEFMRLLKMHLIPPDEVHLMPDLFVKK from the coding sequence ATGACTTATTACAAAAAAGAAGGACAGATGGATCTGTCTGACAGGATTGCGATAGAAACCGGAATTAGCAGTAAAGATTCCTTCAAAAAAATAGGAAAACTACTCCATCGTCATCCGTCAACGATTGCACATGAGATTAAAGAAAATCGTACATTCATTCCGGGTAACTATTTTCTAAGAAAGGACTGCCGATTTGTAAGACAGTATGTACAGCGTCACGTTTGTGGAGATGAATCCTGCGAAGAAAACTGTTGTAGATGCCGAAGTGTGGACTGCCAGAAATACTGCGATAAATATGTATCCCGGGCATGCCATAAATTCGAAAAGCCTCCATATGTGTGTAATAACTGTTCTGAGAAAAAGCTTTGTTCAAAAGACAAATATATTTACAGTGCAAAGCATGCTGATGCAACTGTCACACGAAGACGAAGCGAAAGCAGACAGGGAATTCGCATTTCTGATGAAAAGAAATCTGAAATGGATGAACTGATTACCAAACTTGTTAAAAAGGGACAGCCTCTTACCCACATATATGCTGAGCATGAAAATGAAATACCAGTATGTTTGCGGACTCTCTATAATTACATAGATGATGGTGAGTTGACGGTCAAAAACATAGACCTGCGCAGAAAAACCGGGTATAAGAAACGAGGAAAAGGGTATCAGCCATCTATTGGATTTGCAAATATAGAATTCCGCCAAGGCAGAACTTACACTGATTTTGAGTATGCGATGAAAGTAAAGTATACAGAAGATGAAGTGGTAGAAATGGATACTGTAAAAGGTGTGAGAGAACAAGGGAAAAGGCTTCTTACAATGATATTTAGGAAGAACAATGTAATGCTACTTTTTCTTATGCCAGATGGGAAAGCAGAATCTGTAAAAAGAGTGTTTGACTATCTTGAGACAGGGCTTGGAATAGAAGTATTTAGAAGATTATTTCCAGTTGTATTGACTGACAATGGCAGCGAATTCAAGAAAGTTGATGAGCTGGAGCTTACAACTGATGAGGATGGTTTTCTGATTTACAGAACAAGTCTTTATTACTGTGATCCAATGGCTTCATGGCAAAAAGGATGTATCGAGAAAAACCATGAATTTATTCGTTATGCGATTCCTAAAAAGAAAAGCTTAAATCCTTATAATCAGGATGACATCACTAAGCTCATGAATCACATCAATAGCGTGAAACGACCTGGACTTGGAAATAAAAGTCCATATGAGTTGGTTGAGGAAGATGATGAAGATTTTCAAGAATTCATGAGATTGTTAAAAATGCACCTCATCCCGCCAGATGAAGTGCATTTGATGCCAGACTTATTTGTTAAAAAGTAA
- a CDS encoding helix-turn-helix domain-containing protein — MTFGERIRELRTQKGLTQPQLADSIGVSVRTVKSYELGTSLPKTRETYQKLAEFFDVNINYLLAKDEQFILDAGATYGSRGKHKQQAHALIAEVSGLFAGGGIAEEDMDEMMKAIQDAYWIAKERNKKYTPKEYSDKKKE; from the coding sequence ATGACATTCGGTGAAAGAATTAGAGAATTAAGAACACAAAAGGGCTTAACCCAGCCGCAACTTGCCGACAGCATTGGTGTTTCCGTAAGAACTGTTAAAAGTTATGAATTGGGAACCAGCCTGCCTAAAACAAGAGAAACATATCAGAAGCTTGCAGAATTTTTTGATGTTAATATCAATTACCTTCTTGCTAAAGATGAACAATTCATATTAGACGCCGGAGCTACCTATGGCTCACGAGGTAAACATAAACAGCAGGCTCACGCACTTATTGCCGAAGTAAGCGGACTATTTGCCGGCGGAGGTATAGCAGAAGAAGATATGGATGAAATGATGAAAGCAATTCAGGATGCATACTGGATTGCAAAAGAAAGGAACAAAAAATACACACCTAAGGAATACTCTGACAAAAAGAAAGAATAA
- a CDS encoding ATP-binding protein, translated as MTNYNGKEVLNGLLFIKSMMSVENVERQAIALRKLVNADYFLPQGVVVKKEVDSLIIENPGSIRTGKKQMLRGGISDPRNKTLMKMFNLIGIGERAGSGIPDIYQIWEDEGWKTPMVEETYNPDRTRLSLEFVKKQAIKTSDKSKR; from the coding sequence ATGACAAATTATAACGGTAAAGAAGTACTTAATGGACTTTTGTTCATCAAATCTATGATGAGTGTAGAAAATGTGGAGAGACAGGCAATTGCACTTAGAAAGTTAGTTAATGCAGATTATTTTTTGCCACAGGGTGTTGTGGTAAAAAAAGAAGTAGATTCATTAATTATAGAAAATCCAGGGAGTATTAGAACAGGTAAGAAGCAGATGCTCCGCGGAGGAATATCTGATCCAAGAAATAAAACATTGATGAAAATGTTTAATCTAATAGGTATAGGCGAAAGAGCCGGGAGTGGAATACCAGACATTTACCAGATATGGGAGGATGAAGGATGGAAAACTCCTATGGTTGAAGAGACTTATAATCCGGATAGAACTCGCTTATCGCTTGAATTTGTAAAAAAACAAGCGATAAAAACAAGCGACAAAAGCAAGCGATAA
- a CDS encoding GNAT family N-acetyltransferase has translation MKIREVNKNKKQFISLLLLADEQESMVDRYLEKGTMYVLEDNDVKAECVVTDEGNGILEIKNIAVDPENQVKGYGKALIDFLASKYADEYSVLQVGTGDSPLTIPFYEKCGFVRSHKIPNFFTDNYDHTIYEGGVQLIDMVYLQRHI, from the coding sequence ATGAAAATTCGAGAAGTTAACAAAAATAAAAAGCAGTTTATATCATTATTGTTATTAGCTGATGAACAGGAGAGCATGGTTGATCGTTATCTTGAAAAAGGAACTATGTATGTGCTTGAAGATAATGATGTAAAAGCTGAATGTGTTGTCACCGATGAAGGTAACGGAATACTTGAAATCAAGAATATCGCAGTCGATCCGGAAAACCAGGTAAAGGGCTATGGCAAAGCACTAATTGATTTTCTTGCCAGTAAATATGCAGATGAATATTCTGTTTTGCAAGTTGGAACAGGTGACAGTCCATTGACGATACCATTTTATGAAAAATGTGGATTTGTTCGTTCTCACAAGATTCCCAATTTTTTTACTGACAATTATGACCATACAATTTATGAGGGCGGTGTACAACTAATAGATATGGTATATTTGCAAAGACATATATAA
- a CDS encoding TnpV protein, which produces MDKYIYDDKNGLWYELQGDYYIPCLILPTEKEQPIGLWGQRHLHYLKEYHRLTYTNLLTSGRLNEYIAEIDKQAKDMFLRLIKQMSEREGVTEQLKTENQMEWVGRMNNIRSRAVEIVNAELICS; this is translated from the coding sequence ATGGACAAGTATATTTACGATGATAAAAATGGTCTGTGGTATGAACTGCAAGGAGATTATTATATTCCTTGTCTTATCTTACCAACCGAAAAAGAACAGCCTATCGGTTTGTGGGGACAGCGGCATTTGCACTATCTGAAAGAATATCACAGGCTTACATATACCAATTTGCTCACAAGCGGAAGGCTGAACGAATACATTGCCGAGATAGACAAACAGGCAAAGGATATGTTCCTTCGGTTGATAAAACAGATGTCGGAGCGTGAGGGCGTAACCGAGCAACTAAAGACAGAAAATCAAATGGAGTGGGTTGGTAGGATGAATAATATTCGCAGTAGAGCGGTGGAGATTGTAAATGCAGAACTGATTTGCAGTTAA
- a CDS encoding RNA polymerase sigma factor, with the protein MDDLRIIELYFNRDEQAIKETDTKYGKLCHSIAYNILNNHEDSEECVNDTYVSVWNTIPPTRPHNFMSFICKIARNLSLKRLEFMKRKKRSAEIILSLDELAAVLPDERYAPDVSDEDVGKLISKFLRSQEEYVRNVFIRKYFYFDSIREIAKRYSFTESKVKNMLFYTRNKLKDYLIKEDVEI; encoded by the coding sequence ATGGATGATCTGAGAATCATAGAACTCTACTTTAATAGAGATGAACAGGCGATCAAGGAGACGGATACAAAGTACGGAAAACTCTGCCACAGTATTGCCTATAACATTCTAAATAATCACGAAGATTCTGAGGAATGCGTTAATGATACTTATGTGAGTGTGTGGAACACCATTCCGCCTACAAGACCGCACAATTTCATGTCCTTTATCTGCAAGATTGCACGAAATCTCTCTTTGAAGCGACTGGAGTTTATGAAGCGAAAGAAACGGTCGGCGGAAATCATTTTATCCTTGGATGAGCTTGCGGCAGTATTGCCGGATGAACGATATGCTCCCGATGTGAGCGACGAGGATGTAGGTAAGCTGATCAGTAAGTTTCTTCGCAGTCAGGAGGAATATGTCAGGAATGTTTTCATCCGCAAGTATTTCTATTTCGATTCTATAAGGGAGATTGCAAAGCGCTATTCTTTTACTGAGAGTAAGGTCAAAAATATGTTGTTCTACACCCGAAACAAGCTAAAAGATTACTTGATTAAGGAGGACGTTGAAATATGA
- a CDS encoding RNA-directed DNA polymerase — MGNQSSQWFALYYLDRLDRFIKERLKVKYYVRYMDDGVLIHHDKEFLKKALAKTQIFPISQGVDFLGFHFYLTDTGKVIKRLRTSNLKHGHTWKLRKHIYSNTIFTKSKEDSDEKIKA, encoded by the coding sequence ATGGGCAATCAGTCAAGCCAGTGGTTTGCTTTATATTATCTGGACAGGCTGGACAGATTTATAAAGGAGAGGCTAAAAGTAAAATACTATGTAAGATACATGGATGACGGAGTGCTCATTCACCACGATAAAGAGTTTCTAAAGAAAGCGTTAGCCAAGACACAAATTTTTCCTATATCACAGGGAGTGGATTTCCTTGGATTTCATTTTTATCTGACAGATACAGGAAAGGTGATTAAAAGACTCCGGACATCAAATTTAAAGCATGGACATACATGGAAATTAAGAAAACATATCTATTCCAATACAATATTTACAAAATCAAAGGAGGATTCAGATGAAAAGATTAAAGCATAA
- a CDS encoding M64 family metallopeptidase has product MNIIKHKYGKRTVSLLLAVILVLCPLQVRAADNKPTIEIGDYIQMGTYGGVPIVWRCVAKDSNGPLMLSDRVLCDYMPYDAKTNKNAETGSHRRNSWRDNFGSNHWRDSNIRSWLNSNAEAGKVKWLCGNPPTEDSVYPKTAAYDQKEGFLRSFRSDELGAIRTVKQRSIVSHPEYTAGYIDVAGVDLPYNTTIDTVADGYDSAHYEYIWDRVFLLDVQQLKTVNDNLNGYHIAKNRSGVAWNYWLRTPITTCNHDMRFVTPQGNILRDAPYKGYYGVRPAFYLNTENYTVSSGTGQSAQDPYVVSAPDAPDDSIGISGAVREDVNGDWNVNTDEYLQLEMSTLYTEDPAYANVTVPVYTIQKPRSDKENMVIVYCAEGYTKSQQKQFVEDVKKLWGEVLQIEPYRSMADRFNVYALCTASVDGYGGTSTFFAATAKGGISTNKGNWRNHVLERIIGPAFIEKIHDAHIPNETHPNENTMDHNYRQYDYVYENINQFVVLANSGEYFGGSHDNKQYGIHYIVASARNAYSAFTQRHELGHGLFHLGDEYNYSTVPVDEWNYTTSLNMTATKDPTKVKWKQLLGFRNTYTCPHLDYYPYTYNSSRDCLMRETFQNDFCDVCKLQGIKVMSQLITNPPALYVAVPEVKKYIGGYRNPTKDPSAFEAANSSAYASYQNDRNSRLLSGGSKNSFDYSSMKGQQVELRTIIQNLSNTQAKTVTLRLWVEHSNGEKAVTTDGEQVFTTQEFDIPVWKEKSKFWTKGALDYEGSDFNSGLVNCSLVYTIPENAILQSGDTIGFEIVDHATGEVLADDDTEQQRYVNVTIQYQLEDGTDVPNTMPTTFTVPVGKKVDWQPPQELHGYTFVKAEGMENAVPNSGMTIRYIYKRSEERPEPPVTKNYTVQYNWGSVFPTGATLPLNSSSYSSVQQAKAAVDKKYTSTTRIQAQKDGKNGTWAFSGWDAGNLNGTTVVFRGSWSFTADTAPITPPSGTASYKITATAGIGGTISPGGTTTVSAAGQLTYTIKANEGYYIADVKVDGSEVTATTSYTFSDVNTDHTIEVTFKQESQTPDNTYQIIDGANSSWTPDSDGNITIRGNGDFSKFTGVKVDGNLIDKSNYTAKEGSTIITLKASYLNTLSAGTHTVEILWTDGSASTTFTIKANTSDDKPSSGTDKKDDAPKTGDNTPSVWLFILSILSGTGLIITVKKRRENLNS; this is encoded by the coding sequence ATGAATATTATCAAACATAAATATGGCAAACGAACGGTATCTCTGCTGCTTGCGGTAATTTTGGTGCTATGCCCTTTGCAGGTTAGGGCGGCAGATAACAAGCCAACCATCGAAATTGGTGACTACATTCAGATGGGTACTTATGGGGGAGTGCCAATTGTGTGGCGTTGTGTAGCGAAGGATAGCAATGGGCCATTGATGCTTTCGGATAGAGTATTGTGTGATTACATGCCCTATGATGCAAAAACCAACAAAAATGCCGAAACAGGCTCGCACCGGCGCAATAGCTGGAGAGATAATTTTGGTTCTAACCACTGGAGAGACAGCAACATACGTTCTTGGCTCAATTCCAACGCTGAAGCAGGAAAAGTGAAATGGCTTTGCGGAAATCCGCCAACAGAGGATTCTGTCTATCCTAAAACGGCAGCATATGACCAAAAGGAGGGCTTCCTTCGCAGCTTTCGTTCGGATGAGCTGGGAGCAATTCGAACGGTGAAGCAGCGTTCTATCGTTTCCCATCCGGAGTATACGGCAGGTTATATCGACGTAGCCGGTGTTGATCTTCCCTATAACACCACAATTGATACGGTAGCGGATGGGTATGACAGTGCCCATTATGAATATATTTGGGATAGAGTTTTTCTGCTGGATGTTCAGCAGCTCAAAACGGTTAATGATAACCTGAACGGCTACCATATCGCAAAAAACAGAAGCGGTGTAGCATGGAACTATTGGCTGCGTACACCGATTACAACCTGTAACCATGATATGCGATTTGTGACCCCTCAAGGGAATATTTTGCGTGACGCACCCTATAAGGGATATTACGGCGTTCGTCCTGCCTTCTATCTGAATACGGAAAATTACACCGTATCATCCGGCACAGGACAGAGCGCACAGGACCCCTATGTTGTTTCCGCACCGGATGCGCCGGATGACAGCATTGGCATATCCGGCGCTGTGCGAGAGGATGTGAATGGTGACTGGAATGTGAACACGGATGAGTATCTACAGCTGGAGATGAGTACCCTCTACACTGAGGATCCTGCATATGCAAATGTAACCGTACCGGTGTATACAATCCAGAAGCCTCGCAGCGATAAGGAGAACATGGTGATTGTGTACTGCGCCGAGGGCTACACCAAAAGCCAGCAAAAGCAGTTTGTCGAGGATGTAAAAAAGCTGTGGGGGGAGGTATTGCAGATAGAGCCATATCGCAGCATGGCGGATCGCTTTAATGTCTATGCACTCTGCACGGCATCGGTGGATGGCTATGGCGGTACCAGCACATTTTTTGCTGCGACCGCCAAAGGAGGAATTTCTACTAACAAAGGGAACTGGCGCAACCATGTTTTGGAGCGCATCATAGGCCCTGCGTTTATCGAGAAGATTCATGACGCACATATTCCTAATGAAACGCATCCAAACGAAAACACGATGGATCATAATTATAGACAGTATGATTATGTGTATGAAAATATCAACCAATTCGTTGTGTTGGCGAATAGCGGTGAGTATTTCGGTGGCTCTCATGATAATAAACAATATGGTATTCACTATATTGTTGCGTCAGCGAGAAACGCATATTCTGCGTTTACCCAGCGGCATGAACTGGGACACGGTCTGTTCCATCTGGGAGATGAATATAATTATAGCACTGTTCCTGTAGATGAGTGGAATTACACTACATCACTGAATATGACTGCAACAAAAGATCCCACGAAAGTGAAGTGGAAGCAGCTGCTTGGCTTCCGTAATACCTATACCTGCCCGCATCTTGACTACTATCCTTATACCTATAATTCCAGCAGGGATTGTCTGATGCGAGAGACCTTTCAGAATGATTTTTGCGATGTGTGCAAGCTACAGGGCATAAAGGTCATGAGTCAGCTCATTACAAATCCCCCTGCGCTTTATGTGGCTGTTCCTGAGGTGAAAAAGTATATCGGCGGTTACAGAAATCCCACAAAAGATCCTTCTGCCTTTGAGGCAGCGAATTCCTCCGCATATGCGAGCTATCAAAATGACAGGAATAGCCGTCTATTAAGCGGCGGCAGTAAAAACAGCTTTGATTATAGCAGCATGAAGGGGCAGCAGGTTGAGCTGCGCACCATTATACAAAATCTTTCGAATACCCAAGCGAAGACTGTGACCCTGCGCCTGTGGGTGGAACATTCCAACGGCGAAAAAGCGGTCACGACAGATGGGGAGCAGGTTTTCACTACGCAGGAGTTTGACATCCCTGTTTGGAAAGAGAAAAGCAAATTCTGGACAAAGGGTGCGTTGGATTACGAGGGCAGCGACTTTAATTCCGGCCTTGTCAACTGCTCTCTGGTTTACACGATTCCGGAGAATGCCATTCTGCAATCCGGCGATACCATCGGCTTTGAGATTGTAGATCATGCGACAGGCGAGGTATTGGCTGATGATGATACGGAGCAGCAGCGCTATGTCAATGTCACCATCCAATATCAGCTGGAGGATGGCACAGATGTTCCAAACACCATGCCGACTACCTTTACTGTTCCGGTAGGCAAAAAGGTTGATTGGCAGCCGCCGCAGGAACTGCACGGCTACACTTTTGTTAAAGCGGAGGGGATGGAAAATGCTGTCCCGAACAGTGGTATGACGATTCGTTATATTTATAAAAGGTCTGAGGAACGCCCCGAGCCGCCGGTGACAAAAAATTATACGGTGCAATACAATTGGGGCTCTGTATTCCCGACAGGCGCAACGCTGCCGCTAAATAGCAGCTCCTATTCGAGTGTGCAACAGGCGAAGGCGGCTGTGGATAAGAAATATACTTCCACAACACGCATTCAGGCACAAAAGGATGGTAAAAACGGCACATGGGCTTTTTCGGGCTGGGATGCCGGCAACCTAAACGGCACAACCGTGGTATTCCGTGGAAGTTGGAGTTTTACGGCGGATACAGCACCGATAACGCCTCCGAGCGGTACAGCAAGCTACAAGATTACCGCAACGGCAGGTATCGGTGGAACAATCTCTCCCGGTGGCACGACAACGGTATCTGCCGCAGGTCAGCTTACATATACAATCAAGGCGAACGAAGGATATTATATTGCGGACGTAAAGGTGGATGGTTCGGAAGTGACAGCAACCACAAGCTACACATTTAGTGATGTGAATACTGATCACACCATAGAAGTTACCTTTAAACAGGAAAGCCAGACACCGGATAACACCTATCAGATTATTGATGGAGCAAACAGTAGTTGGACGCCTGATAGTGATGGTAATATCACCATCCGGGGTAACGGAGACTTCTCCAAGTTTACCGGAGTTAAGGTGGACGGAAATTTGATAGACAAGAGCAACTACACTGCAAAGGAAGGCTCTACCATTATCACACTGAAAGCTTCCTACCTGAATACACTTTCGGCAGGAACCCATACAGTTGAAATCCTTTGGACGGATGGTTCTGCAAGCACCACATTTACCATCAAAGCAAATACCTCTGATGACAAGCCATCGAGTGGAACTGATAAGAAGGATGATGCACCTAAAACCGGGGACAACACACCGAGTGTATGGCTGTTTATACTATCAATTCTTTCCGGAACGGGATTGATTATTACCGTAAAGAAACGCAGAGAAAATTTGAATTCATAG
- the bcp gene encoding thioredoxin-dependent thiol peroxidase yields the protein MLEVGKKAPDFELPDQNGEMHKLSDYAGKKVILYFYPKDNTPGCTKQACGFSERYPQFTEKGAVILGVSKDSVASHKRFEEKYGLAFTLLADPERKVIEAYDVWKEKKNYGKVSMGVVRTTYLIDEQGIIIKANDKVKAADDPENMLKELA from the coding sequence ATGTTAGAAGTAGGAAAAAAAGCACCGGACTTTGAATTGCCGGATCAGAATGGAGAAATGCATAAATTAAGCGATTATGCAGGAAAAAAAGTGATTTTATATTTTTATCCAAAGGATAATACACCGGGATGTACGAAGCAGGCATGTGGCTTTTCTGAGCGTTATCCACAGTTTACTGAGAAGGGAGCTGTTATTCTCGGAGTAAGCAAGGACTCTGTAGCGTCTCACAAGAGATTTGAAGAAAAATACGGACTGGCATTTACGCTATTAGCAGATCCGGAGCGTAAAGTTATTGAAGCATATGATGTCTGGAAAGAAAAGAAAAATTATGGAAAAGTATCTATGGGTGTAGTAAGAACTACATATCTTATTGATGAGCAGGGAATTATTATAAAGGCAAATGATAAAGTCAAGGCGGCAGATGATCCTGAAAATATGCTTAAGGAATTGGCATAG
- the yaaA gene encoding peroxide stress protein YaaA yields MKIILSPAKKMIVDTDNLAPVELPVYIDKTAEVLNWMKSKSKEELKAIWKCNDKIAEQNFNRLENMDLYNRLTPAVLAYEGIAFQYMAPSVFEIRQFEYLQNHLRILSAFYGILKPMDGVTPYRLEMQAKVGIGDAKNLYEYWGELLYRSVIDDSRIIINLASKEYSKCIEKYLTSQDRYITIVFCELSGDKLVTKGTYAKMARGEMVRFIAENNIENPVEIQKFDRLGYSFRSDLSSDSEYVFERKIK; encoded by the coding sequence GTGAAGATTATTTTATCACCTGCAAAAAAGATGATTGTAGATACCGATAACTTAGCACCGGTTGAACTGCCTGTCTATATTGATAAGACAGCAGAAGTATTAAACTGGATGAAAAGCAAATCAAAAGAAGAACTGAAAGCTATCTGGAAATGTAATGACAAGATTGCAGAGCAGAACTTTAACAGATTGGAAAATATGGATCTTTATAACAGGCTTACTCCAGCTGTTTTAGCATATGAAGGGATTGCATTTCAATATATGGCACCATCTGTGTTTGAAATCCGGCAGTTTGAGTATTTGCAAAATCATTTAAGAATCTTGTCTGCGTTTTATGGCATTTTAAAACCAATGGATGGTGTGACTCCTTATCGTCTTGAAATGCAGGCAAAGGTTGGAATTGGAGATGCAAAAAATCTGTATGAGTACTGGGGAGAATTGTTATACCGCTCAGTAATCGATGACAGTAGGATTATCATTAATCTTGCATCAAAAGAATACTCAAAATGTATAGAAAAGTATCTGACGTCACAGGACAGATATATTACGATTGTATTTTGTGAGTTATCCGGAGATAAATTGGTAACAAAAGGTACCTATGCCAAGATGGCTCGTGGTGAAATGGTCAGATTCATAGCGGAAAATAATATTGAAAATCCGGTGGAAATTCAGAAATTTGACAGACTCGGATATTCGTTTAGGTCTGATTTATCTTCAGATTCAGAATATGTATTTGAACGCAAAATAAAATAG
- a CDS encoding Fur family transcriptional regulator: MISRRNTIQKDLVRNTVYEMRRHVTANEVYEFIKETYPTIGKGTVYRNLDILVEEGALRKVEVPDGPNRFDFTLKNHYHVRCIKCGEIFDVDMDQIPDLLERIHNTHGFEFLDYDISFKGICPKCRDKVKEEQHG; the protein is encoded by the coding sequence ATGATAAGTAGGAGAAATACCATTCAAAAAGATCTTGTAAGAAATACCGTATACGAAATGAGAAGACACGTTACGGCAAATGAAGTGTATGAATTTATAAAAGAAACATATCCAACAATTGGAAAAGGAACTGTATATAGAAATCTTGATATATTGGTAGAGGAAGGTGCATTAAGAAAGGTTGAAGTTCCGGATGGACCGAACCGATTTGATTTTACATTGAAAAATCATTACCATGTAAGATGTATAAAGTGCGGTGAAATTTTTGATGTGGATATGGATCAAATACCGGATTTGCTGGAAAGAATTCATAACACTCACGGATTTGAATTTTTAGATTATGATATTTCATTTAAAGGCATTTGCCCAAAATGCAGGGACAAAGTAAAGGAGGAACAGCATGGATAG
- a CDS encoding flavin reductase produces the protein MDRKAMYKLSYGLFILTAKEAEKDNGCIINTAIQAASEPNRLSICVNKANYTHDMIQRTGKFTVSVLSQKAQFELFKHFGFQSGRDTNKFEAFEQCARGTNGIYYITEGTNAYISVTVTKTEDLGSHTMFIGEITDMEVLSNVPSVTYDYYQNNIKPKPQEVGKTDDSQTIWRCRICGYEYVGEELPDDFICPLCKHPASDFEKVVK, from the coding sequence ATGGATAGGAAAGCAATGTATAAGTTGAGTTATGGACTGTTTATATTGACCGCTAAAGAAGCAGAAAAAGATAACGGATGCATCATTAATACAGCCATTCAGGCAGCTTCGGAACCAAACCGGTTAAGTATCTGTGTAAATAAGGCAAATTATACGCATGATATGATTCAAAGAACCGGAAAATTTACTGTATCAGTCTTAAGTCAGAAGGCACAATTTGAATTGTTCAAACATTTTGGCTTCCAATCAGGAAGAGATACCAATAAGTTTGAAGCATTTGAGCAGTGTGCCAGGGGCACAAATGGTATTTATTATATTACAGAAGGTACGAATGCATACATTTCTGTGACGGTTACTAAAACAGAGGACTTGGGTTCACATACGATGTTTATCGGTGAGATAACCGATATGGAAGTTTTAAGCAATGTTCCTTCAGTAACATATGATTATTATCAGAATAATATTAAGCCTAAGCCGCAGGAGGTTGGAAAAACAGATGACAGTCAGACAATATGGCGTTGCAGAATTTGCGGATATGAATATGTAGGCGAGGAATTACCGGATGACTTTATATGTCCTTTGTGCAAGCACCCGGCATCAGATTTTGAAAAAGTAGTAAAGTAA
- the rbr gene encoding rubrerythrin, protein MAANKYAGTQTEKNLQEAFAGESQARNKYTYFASVAKKEGYEQMSALFLKTADNEKEHAKMWFKELAGIGDTKENLAAAAEGENYEWTDMYEGFAKTAEEEGFPELAAKFRAVGEIEKHHEERYRALLKNIETAKVFEKSEVKVWECRNCGHIVVGTKAPEVCPVCNHPQSYFEVHEENY, encoded by the coding sequence ATGGCAGCAAACAAATATGCAGGAACACAGACAGAGAAGAATTTACAGGAGGCATTTGCAGGTGAATCACAGGCAAGAAATAAGTATACCTATTTTGCTTCTGTAGCGAAAAAGGAAGGTTACGAGCAGATGTCGGCATTGTTTTTAAAGACTGCAGATAATGAGAAAGAACATGCAAAGATGTGGTTCAAGGAATTAGCAGGAATTGGTGATACAAAGGAAAACCTGGCGGCAGCGGCAGAAGGCGAAAATTATGAGTGGACAGATATGTATGAAGGCTTTGCTAAAACAGCTGAGGAAGAAGGATTCCCTGAGCTTGCAGCAAAATTCAGGGCAGTAGGTGAGATTGAGAAGCACCATGAGGAAAGATATCGTGCTCTTCTTAAGAATATTGAAACTGCTAAAGTTTTTGAAAAGAGCGAAGTTAAGGTATGGGAATGCCGTAACTGCGGACATATTGTGGTAGGAACTAAGGCGCCTGAAGTATGTCCGGTATGTAATCATCCACAGAGCTATTTTGAAGTACATGAAGAGAATTATTAA